The Ciconia boyciana chromosome 2, ASM3463844v1, whole genome shotgun sequence genome has a segment encoding these proteins:
- the EPC1 gene encoding enhancer of polycomb homolog 1 isoform X3 → MHSTFRADFTLDFYHFLEARGRHGCSGSPLQHGGGWLWESEHAVRIVTAVLQGLPSPEEHHLQRAISAQQVYGEKRDNMVIPVPEAESNIAYYESIYPGEFKMPKQLIHIQPFSLDAEQPDYDLDSEDEIFVNKLKKRMDISPLQFEEMIDRLEKGSGQQPVSLQEAKLLLKEDDELIREVYEYWIKKRKNCRGPSLIPAVKQEKRDGSSTNDPYVAFRRRTEKMQTRKNRKNDEASYEKMLKLRRDLSRAVTILEMIKRREKSKRELLHLTLEIMEKRYNLGDYSGEIMSEVMAQRQPVKPTYAIPIIPVTNSSPFKHQEAMELKEFKVKQDKPDVIRPKRKYEKKPKVLPSSAAATPQQTSPAALPVFNAKDLNQYDFPSSDEEPLSQVLSGSSEAEEENDPDGPFAFRRKAGCQYYAPHLDQPGNWPWSSPKEGRLGDVRYRYCLTTLTVPQRCIGFARRRVGRGGRVLLDRAHSDYDNTFHQLDLEMFSSSQHSSISQFANTSETNTSDKSFSKDLSQILVNIKSCRWRHFRPRTPSLHDSDNDELSCRKLYRSINRTGTAQPGTQTCSTSIQSKSSSGSAHFAFTAEQYQQHQQQLALMQKQQLAQIHQQQANSNSSANTSQNLETNQQESGFRLNLHHSHSVKCLEGTLQGFVSKTLDSVSAQFAASALVTSEQLMGFKMKDDVVLGIGVNGILQASGVYKGLHLSSTTPTALVHTSSSSTAGSALLQPSNITQTSSSHSALSHQVTAANSATTQVLIGNNIRLTVPSSVATVNSITTLNARHIPRTLSAVPSSALKLAAATNCQVPKVPASSSVDAVPRENHETEKPALNNIADNTVAMEVT, encoded by the exons GAACATCATCTCCAACGGGCTATCTCAGCACAACAAGTATATGGAGAGAAGAGGGATAACATGGTTATACCAGTTCCAGAAGCAGAAAGTAATATTGCATACTATGAATCCATATATCCTGGAGAATTTAAAATGCCAAAGCAGCTGATTCACATACAGC CTTTCAGTTTGGATGCTGAGCAGCCAGATTATGACTTGGATTCGGAAGATGAGATCTTTGTGAATAAGTTGAAGAAAAGAATGGACATCTCTCCTTTGCAATTTGAGGAGATGATAGACAGACTAGAAAAGGGCAGCGGTCAGCAG CCAGTCAGCCTGCAAGAGGCCAAGCTGTTGCTGAAGGAAGATGATGAATTGATCAGAGAAGTGTATGAGTACTggattaaaaagaggaaaaactgtcGAGGTCCCTCTCTTATCCCAGCAGTGAAACAAGAGAAGCGAGATGGTTCCAGCACAAATGATCCTTATGTTGCTTTTAGAAGACgaacagaaaagatgcagaCACGAAAA AATCGTAAAAATGATGAAGCATCTTATGAGAAGATGCTTAAGCTGCGTCGAGATCTGAGTCGTGCAGTAACCATCCTGGAGATGataaaaaggagggaaaaaagcaagagagagtTGCTGCATTTAACACTGGAAATTATGGAGAAGAG GTATAATTTGGGTGACTACAGTGGAGAGATCATGTCTGAGGTCATGGCACAACGGCAGCCGGTTAAACCTACCTATGCTATTCCCATCATTCCTGTGACTAACAGCAGTCCTTTTAAACACCAAGAAGCTATGGAACTGAAAGAATTTAAAGTTAAA caagATAAACCTGATGTTATTAGACCCAAAAGAAAGTATGAGAAGAAGCCAAAAGTCTTACCTTCGTCTGCTGCTGCTACTCCTCAACAGACAAGTCCTGCTGCACTGCCAGTCTTTAATGCTAAAGATTTGAATCAGTATGATTTTCCTAGCTCAGATGAAGAACCTCTCTCCCAG GTTTTGTCTGGTTCTTCGGaggctgaggaagaaaatgatcCCGATGGTCCTTTCGCCTTCCGTAGGAAAGCAGGCTGTCAGTACTATGCT cctCATTTAGACCAACCTGGCAACTGGCCATGGAGTAGCCCTAAAGAGGGAAGATTAGGAGATGTGCGTTACAGATACTGCTTAACCACCCTCACTGTACCCCAGaggtgtattgggtttgcacGAAGACGGGTCGGCCGTGGTGGAAG GGTGCTACTAGACAGAGCGCATTCGGACTACGATAATACATTTCATCAGCTggatttggaaatgttttcctcatCACAACACTCCTCAATCAGTCAATTTGCCAATACCTCAGAAACAAATACCTCGGACAAATCTTTCTCGAAAGACCTCAGTCAGATACTAGTCAATATCAAATCATGTAGATGGCGGCATTTTAGGCCTCGGACACCATCCCTACATGACAGTGACAATGATGAACTCTCCTGTAGGAAATTATACAGGAGTATAAATCGAACAGGCACAGCACAACCCGGGACCCAGACATGCAGTACCTCTATACAAAGTAAAAGTAGCAGTGGTTCAGCACATTTTG CATTTACAGCCGAACAATACCAGCAACATCAACAGCAACTGGCACTaatgcagaaacagcagcttgcACAAATTCATCAACAGCAAGCAAATAGTAATTCCTCTGCCAACACATCACAG AACCTTGAAACTAACCAACAGGAAAGTGGCTTTCGCCTGAATCTACATCATAGCCATTCTGTAAAGTGTTTAGAAGGGACACTGCAG GGTTTTGTTTCCAAGACACTGGATTCTGTTAGTGCTCAATTTGCTGCTTCAGCTTTGGTTACATCAGAACAACTGATGGGATTCAAAATGAAGGATGATGTGGTGCTTGGAATTGGGGTGAATGGCATTCTTCAAGCCTCAG gagtGTACAAGGGCTTACACCTCAGTAGTACTACACCTACAGCACTTGTCCATACAAGTTCATCATCAACAGCAGGTTCAGCCTTGTTACAGCCTTCAAATATAACGCAGACTTCGAGTTCCCACAGTGCACTGAGTCACCAAGTAACTGCTGCCAATTCTGCAACAACTCAGGTTCTGATTGGGAACAACATTCGATTAACTGTACCCTCATCAGTTGCCACTGTAAACTCTATTACCACACTCAATGCACGACATATACCTAGGACTTTAAGTGCTGTTCCATCATCTGCCTTAAAGCTGGCTGCAGCAACAAATTGTCAGGTGCCCAAGGTTCCAGCTTCGTCCTCTGTGGATGCAGTACCAag GGAAAACCATGAAACGGAGAAGCCAGCACTGAACAATATAGCGGACAATACAGTAGCAATGGAGGTGACGTAG
- the EPC1 gene encoding enhancer of polycomb homolog 1 isoform X4 produces the protein MHSTFRADFTLDFYHFLEARGRHGCSGSPLQHGGGWLWESEHAVRIVTAVLQGLPSPEEHHLQRAISAQQVYGEKRDNMVIPVPEAESNIAYYESIYPGEFKMPKQLIHIQPFSLDAEQPDYDLDSEDEIFVNKLKKRMDISPLQFEEMIDRLEKGSGQQPVSLQEAKLLLKEDDELIREVYEYWIKKRKNCRGPSLIPAVKQEKRDGSSTNDPYVAFRRRTEKMQTRKNRKNDEASYEKMLKLRRDLSRAVTILEMIKRREKSKRELLHLTLEIMEKRYNLGDYSGEIMSEVMAQRQPVKPTYAIPIIPVTNSSPFKHQEAMELKEFKVKQDKPDVIRPKRKYEKKPKVLPSSAAATPQQTSPAALPVFNAKDLNQYDFPSSDEEPLSQVLSGSSEAEEENDPDGPFAFRRKAGCQYYAPHLDQPGNWPWSSPKEGRLGDVRYRYCLTTLTVPQRCIGFARRRVGRGGRVLLDRAHSDYDNTFHQLDLEMFSSSQHSSISQFANTSETNTSDKSFSKDLSQILVNIKSCRWRHFRPRTPSLHDSDNDELSCRKLYRSINRTGTAQPGTQTCSTSIQSKSSSGSAHFESETSLGLVHQILNHTDGSKSLQSSEFTAFTAEQYQQHQQQLALMQKQQLAQIHQQQANSNSSANTSQGFVSKTLDSVSAQFAASALVTSEQLMGFKMKDDVVLGIGVNGILQASGVYKGLHLSSTTPTALVHTSSSSTAGSALLQPSNITQTSSSHSALSHQVTAANSATTQVLIGNNIRLTVPSSVATVNSITTLNARHIPRTLSAVPSSALKLAAATNCQVPKVPASSSVDAVPRENHETEKPALNNIADNTVAMEVT, from the exons GAACATCATCTCCAACGGGCTATCTCAGCACAACAAGTATATGGAGAGAAGAGGGATAACATGGTTATACCAGTTCCAGAAGCAGAAAGTAATATTGCATACTATGAATCCATATATCCTGGAGAATTTAAAATGCCAAAGCAGCTGATTCACATACAGC CTTTCAGTTTGGATGCTGAGCAGCCAGATTATGACTTGGATTCGGAAGATGAGATCTTTGTGAATAAGTTGAAGAAAAGAATGGACATCTCTCCTTTGCAATTTGAGGAGATGATAGACAGACTAGAAAAGGGCAGCGGTCAGCAG CCAGTCAGCCTGCAAGAGGCCAAGCTGTTGCTGAAGGAAGATGATGAATTGATCAGAGAAGTGTATGAGTACTggattaaaaagaggaaaaactgtcGAGGTCCCTCTCTTATCCCAGCAGTGAAACAAGAGAAGCGAGATGGTTCCAGCACAAATGATCCTTATGTTGCTTTTAGAAGACgaacagaaaagatgcagaCACGAAAA AATCGTAAAAATGATGAAGCATCTTATGAGAAGATGCTTAAGCTGCGTCGAGATCTGAGTCGTGCAGTAACCATCCTGGAGATGataaaaaggagggaaaaaagcaagagagagtTGCTGCATTTAACACTGGAAATTATGGAGAAGAG GTATAATTTGGGTGACTACAGTGGAGAGATCATGTCTGAGGTCATGGCACAACGGCAGCCGGTTAAACCTACCTATGCTATTCCCATCATTCCTGTGACTAACAGCAGTCCTTTTAAACACCAAGAAGCTATGGAACTGAAAGAATTTAAAGTTAAA caagATAAACCTGATGTTATTAGACCCAAAAGAAAGTATGAGAAGAAGCCAAAAGTCTTACCTTCGTCTGCTGCTGCTACTCCTCAACAGACAAGTCCTGCTGCACTGCCAGTCTTTAATGCTAAAGATTTGAATCAGTATGATTTTCCTAGCTCAGATGAAGAACCTCTCTCCCAG GTTTTGTCTGGTTCTTCGGaggctgaggaagaaaatgatcCCGATGGTCCTTTCGCCTTCCGTAGGAAAGCAGGCTGTCAGTACTATGCT cctCATTTAGACCAACCTGGCAACTGGCCATGGAGTAGCCCTAAAGAGGGAAGATTAGGAGATGTGCGTTACAGATACTGCTTAACCACCCTCACTGTACCCCAGaggtgtattgggtttgcacGAAGACGGGTCGGCCGTGGTGGAAG GGTGCTACTAGACAGAGCGCATTCGGACTACGATAATACATTTCATCAGCTggatttggaaatgttttcctcatCACAACACTCCTCAATCAGTCAATTTGCCAATACCTCAGAAACAAATACCTCGGACAAATCTTTCTCGAAAGACCTCAGTCAGATACTAGTCAATATCAAATCATGTAGATGGCGGCATTTTAGGCCTCGGACACCATCCCTACATGACAGTGACAATGATGAACTCTCCTGTAGGAAATTATACAGGAGTATAAATCGAACAGGCACAGCACAACCCGGGACCCAGACATGCAGTACCTCTATACAAAGTAAAAGTAGCAGTGGTTCAGCACATTTTG aaagtgaaACATCTTTGGGCCTGGTGCATCAAATACTAAATCACACTGATGGCTCTAAGTCTCTCCAATCTTCCGAATTCACTG CATTTACAGCCGAACAATACCAGCAACATCAACAGCAACTGGCACTaatgcagaaacagcagcttgcACAAATTCATCAACAGCAAGCAAATAGTAATTCCTCTGCCAACACATCACAG GGTTTTGTTTCCAAGACACTGGATTCTGTTAGTGCTCAATTTGCTGCTTCAGCTTTGGTTACATCAGAACAACTGATGGGATTCAAAATGAAGGATGATGTGGTGCTTGGAATTGGGGTGAATGGCATTCTTCAAGCCTCAG gagtGTACAAGGGCTTACACCTCAGTAGTACTACACCTACAGCACTTGTCCATACAAGTTCATCATCAACAGCAGGTTCAGCCTTGTTACAGCCTTCAAATATAACGCAGACTTCGAGTTCCCACAGTGCACTGAGTCACCAAGTAACTGCTGCCAATTCTGCAACAACTCAGGTTCTGATTGGGAACAACATTCGATTAACTGTACCCTCATCAGTTGCCACTGTAAACTCTATTACCACACTCAATGCACGACATATACCTAGGACTTTAAGTGCTGTTCCATCATCTGCCTTAAAGCTGGCTGCAGCAACAAATTGTCAGGTGCCCAAGGTTCCAGCTTCGTCCTCTGTGGATGCAGTACCAag GGAAAACCATGAAACGGAGAAGCCAGCACTGAACAATATAGCGGACAATACAGTAGCAATGGAGGTGACGTAG
- the EPC1 gene encoding enhancer of polycomb homolog 1 isoform X6, whose translation MHSTFRADFTLDFYHFLEARGRHGCSGSPLQHGGGWLWESEHAVRIVTAVLQGLPSPEEHHLQRAISAQQVYGEKRDNMVIPVPEAESNIAYYESIYPGEFKMPKQLIHIQPFSLDAEQPDYDLDSEDEIFVNKLKKRMDISPLQFEEMIDRLEKGSGQQPVSLQEAKLLLKEDDELIREVYEYWIKKRKNCRGPSLIPAVKQEKRDGSSTNDPYVAFRRRTEKMQTRKNRKNDEASYEKMLKLRRDLSRAVTILEMIKRREKSKRELLHLTLEIMEKRYNLGDYSGEIMSEVMAQRQPVKPTYAIPIIPVTNSSPFKHQEAMELKEFKVKQDKPDVIRPKRKYEKKPKVLPSSAAATPQQTSPAALPVFNAKDLNQYDFPSSDEEPLSQVLSGSSEAEEENDPDGPFAFRRKAGCQYYAPHLDQPGNWPWSSPKEGRLGDVRYRYCLTTLTVPQRCIGFARRRVGRGGRVLLDRAHSDYDNTFHQLDLEMFSSSQHSSISQFANTSETNTSDKSFSKDLSQILVNIKSCRWRHFRPRTPSLHDSDNDELSCRKLYRSINRTGTAQPGTQTCSTSIQSKSSSGSAHFAFTAEQYQQHQQQLALMQKQQLAQIHQQQANSNSSANTSQGFVSKTLDSVSAQFAASALVTSEQLMGFKMKDDVVLGIGVNGILQASGVYKGLHLSSTTPTALVHTSSSSTAGSALLQPSNITQTSSSHSALSHQVTAANSATTQVLIGNNIRLTVPSSVATVNSITTLNARHIPRTLSAVPSSALKLAAATNCQVPKVPASSSVDAVPRENHETEKPALNNIADNTVAMEVT comes from the exons GAACATCATCTCCAACGGGCTATCTCAGCACAACAAGTATATGGAGAGAAGAGGGATAACATGGTTATACCAGTTCCAGAAGCAGAAAGTAATATTGCATACTATGAATCCATATATCCTGGAGAATTTAAAATGCCAAAGCAGCTGATTCACATACAGC CTTTCAGTTTGGATGCTGAGCAGCCAGATTATGACTTGGATTCGGAAGATGAGATCTTTGTGAATAAGTTGAAGAAAAGAATGGACATCTCTCCTTTGCAATTTGAGGAGATGATAGACAGACTAGAAAAGGGCAGCGGTCAGCAG CCAGTCAGCCTGCAAGAGGCCAAGCTGTTGCTGAAGGAAGATGATGAATTGATCAGAGAAGTGTATGAGTACTggattaaaaagaggaaaaactgtcGAGGTCCCTCTCTTATCCCAGCAGTGAAACAAGAGAAGCGAGATGGTTCCAGCACAAATGATCCTTATGTTGCTTTTAGAAGACgaacagaaaagatgcagaCACGAAAA AATCGTAAAAATGATGAAGCATCTTATGAGAAGATGCTTAAGCTGCGTCGAGATCTGAGTCGTGCAGTAACCATCCTGGAGATGataaaaaggagggaaaaaagcaagagagagtTGCTGCATTTAACACTGGAAATTATGGAGAAGAG GTATAATTTGGGTGACTACAGTGGAGAGATCATGTCTGAGGTCATGGCACAACGGCAGCCGGTTAAACCTACCTATGCTATTCCCATCATTCCTGTGACTAACAGCAGTCCTTTTAAACACCAAGAAGCTATGGAACTGAAAGAATTTAAAGTTAAA caagATAAACCTGATGTTATTAGACCCAAAAGAAAGTATGAGAAGAAGCCAAAAGTCTTACCTTCGTCTGCTGCTGCTACTCCTCAACAGACAAGTCCTGCTGCACTGCCAGTCTTTAATGCTAAAGATTTGAATCAGTATGATTTTCCTAGCTCAGATGAAGAACCTCTCTCCCAG GTTTTGTCTGGTTCTTCGGaggctgaggaagaaaatgatcCCGATGGTCCTTTCGCCTTCCGTAGGAAAGCAGGCTGTCAGTACTATGCT cctCATTTAGACCAACCTGGCAACTGGCCATGGAGTAGCCCTAAAGAGGGAAGATTAGGAGATGTGCGTTACAGATACTGCTTAACCACCCTCACTGTACCCCAGaggtgtattgggtttgcacGAAGACGGGTCGGCCGTGGTGGAAG GGTGCTACTAGACAGAGCGCATTCGGACTACGATAATACATTTCATCAGCTggatttggaaatgttttcctcatCACAACACTCCTCAATCAGTCAATTTGCCAATACCTCAGAAACAAATACCTCGGACAAATCTTTCTCGAAAGACCTCAGTCAGATACTAGTCAATATCAAATCATGTAGATGGCGGCATTTTAGGCCTCGGACACCATCCCTACATGACAGTGACAATGATGAACTCTCCTGTAGGAAATTATACAGGAGTATAAATCGAACAGGCACAGCACAACCCGGGACCCAGACATGCAGTACCTCTATACAAAGTAAAAGTAGCAGTGGTTCAGCACATTTTG CATTTACAGCCGAACAATACCAGCAACATCAACAGCAACTGGCACTaatgcagaaacagcagcttgcACAAATTCATCAACAGCAAGCAAATAGTAATTCCTCTGCCAACACATCACAG GGTTTTGTTTCCAAGACACTGGATTCTGTTAGTGCTCAATTTGCTGCTTCAGCTTTGGTTACATCAGAACAACTGATGGGATTCAAAATGAAGGATGATGTGGTGCTTGGAATTGGGGTGAATGGCATTCTTCAAGCCTCAG gagtGTACAAGGGCTTACACCTCAGTAGTACTACACCTACAGCACTTGTCCATACAAGTTCATCATCAACAGCAGGTTCAGCCTTGTTACAGCCTTCAAATATAACGCAGACTTCGAGTTCCCACAGTGCACTGAGTCACCAAGTAACTGCTGCCAATTCTGCAACAACTCAGGTTCTGATTGGGAACAACATTCGATTAACTGTACCCTCATCAGTTGCCACTGTAAACTCTATTACCACACTCAATGCACGACATATACCTAGGACTTTAAGTGCTGTTCCATCATCTGCCTTAAAGCTGGCTGCAGCAACAAATTGTCAGGTGCCCAAGGTTCCAGCTTCGTCCTCTGTGGATGCAGTACCAag GGAAAACCATGAAACGGAGAAGCCAGCACTGAACAATATAGCGGACAATACAGTAGCAATGGAGGTGACGTAG
- the EPC1 gene encoding enhancer of polycomb homolog 1 isoform X7: MSKLSFRARALDASKPLPVFRCEDLPDLAEYASINRAVPQMPTGMEKEEESEHHLQRAISAQQVYGEKRDNMVIPVPEAESNIAYYESIYPGEFKMPKQLIHIQPFSLDAEQPDYDLDSEDEIFVNKLKKRMDISPLQFEEMIDRLEKGSGQQPVSLQEAKLLLKEDDELIREVYEYWIKKRKNCRGPSLIPAVKQEKRDGSSTNDPYVAFRRRTEKMQTRKNRKNDEASYEKMLKLRRDLSRAVTILEMIKRREKSKRELLHLTLEIMEKRYNLGDYSGEIMSEVMAQRQPVKPTYAIPIIPVTNSSPFKHQEAMELKEFKVKQDKPDVIRPKRKYEKKPKVLPSSAAATPQQTSPAALPVFNAKDLNQYDFPSSDEEPLSQVLSGSSEAEEENDPDGPFAFRRKAGCQYYAPHLDQPGNWPWSSPKEGRLGDVRYRYCLTTLTVPQRCIGFARRRVGRGGRVLLDRAHSDYDNTFHQLDLEMFSSSQHSSISQFANTSETNTSDKSFSKDLSQILVNIKSCRWRHFRPRTPSLHDSDNDELSCRKLYRSINRTGTAQPGTQTCSTSIQSKSSSGSAHFAFTAEQYQQHQQQLALMQKQQLAQIHQQQANSNSSANTSQGFVSKTLDSVSAQFAASALVTSEQLMGFKMKDDVVLGIGVNGILQASGVYKGLHLSSTTPTALVHTSSSSTAGSALLQPSNITQTSSSHSALSHQVTAANSATTQVLIGNNIRLTVPSSVATVNSITTLNARHIPRTLSAVPSSALKLAAATNCQVPKVPASSSVDAVPRENHETEKPALNNIADNTVAMEVT; this comes from the exons GAACATCATCTCCAACGGGCTATCTCAGCACAACAAGTATATGGAGAGAAGAGGGATAACATGGTTATACCAGTTCCAGAAGCAGAAAGTAATATTGCATACTATGAATCCATATATCCTGGAGAATTTAAAATGCCAAAGCAGCTGATTCACATACAGC CTTTCAGTTTGGATGCTGAGCAGCCAGATTATGACTTGGATTCGGAAGATGAGATCTTTGTGAATAAGTTGAAGAAAAGAATGGACATCTCTCCTTTGCAATTTGAGGAGATGATAGACAGACTAGAAAAGGGCAGCGGTCAGCAG CCAGTCAGCCTGCAAGAGGCCAAGCTGTTGCTGAAGGAAGATGATGAATTGATCAGAGAAGTGTATGAGTACTggattaaaaagaggaaaaactgtcGAGGTCCCTCTCTTATCCCAGCAGTGAAACAAGAGAAGCGAGATGGTTCCAGCACAAATGATCCTTATGTTGCTTTTAGAAGACgaacagaaaagatgcagaCACGAAAA AATCGTAAAAATGATGAAGCATCTTATGAGAAGATGCTTAAGCTGCGTCGAGATCTGAGTCGTGCAGTAACCATCCTGGAGATGataaaaaggagggaaaaaagcaagagagagtTGCTGCATTTAACACTGGAAATTATGGAGAAGAG GTATAATTTGGGTGACTACAGTGGAGAGATCATGTCTGAGGTCATGGCACAACGGCAGCCGGTTAAACCTACCTATGCTATTCCCATCATTCCTGTGACTAACAGCAGTCCTTTTAAACACCAAGAAGCTATGGAACTGAAAGAATTTAAAGTTAAA caagATAAACCTGATGTTATTAGACCCAAAAGAAAGTATGAGAAGAAGCCAAAAGTCTTACCTTCGTCTGCTGCTGCTACTCCTCAACAGACAAGTCCTGCTGCACTGCCAGTCTTTAATGCTAAAGATTTGAATCAGTATGATTTTCCTAGCTCAGATGAAGAACCTCTCTCCCAG GTTTTGTCTGGTTCTTCGGaggctgaggaagaaaatgatcCCGATGGTCCTTTCGCCTTCCGTAGGAAAGCAGGCTGTCAGTACTATGCT cctCATTTAGACCAACCTGGCAACTGGCCATGGAGTAGCCCTAAAGAGGGAAGATTAGGAGATGTGCGTTACAGATACTGCTTAACCACCCTCACTGTACCCCAGaggtgtattgggtttgcacGAAGACGGGTCGGCCGTGGTGGAAG GGTGCTACTAGACAGAGCGCATTCGGACTACGATAATACATTTCATCAGCTggatttggaaatgttttcctcatCACAACACTCCTCAATCAGTCAATTTGCCAATACCTCAGAAACAAATACCTCGGACAAATCTTTCTCGAAAGACCTCAGTCAGATACTAGTCAATATCAAATCATGTAGATGGCGGCATTTTAGGCCTCGGACACCATCCCTACATGACAGTGACAATGATGAACTCTCCTGTAGGAAATTATACAGGAGTATAAATCGAACAGGCACAGCACAACCCGGGACCCAGACATGCAGTACCTCTATACAAAGTAAAAGTAGCAGTGGTTCAGCACATTTTG CATTTACAGCCGAACAATACCAGCAACATCAACAGCAACTGGCACTaatgcagaaacagcagcttgcACAAATTCATCAACAGCAAGCAAATAGTAATTCCTCTGCCAACACATCACAG GGTTTTGTTTCCAAGACACTGGATTCTGTTAGTGCTCAATTTGCTGCTTCAGCTTTGGTTACATCAGAACAACTGATGGGATTCAAAATGAAGGATGATGTGGTGCTTGGAATTGGGGTGAATGGCATTCTTCAAGCCTCAG gagtGTACAAGGGCTTACACCTCAGTAGTACTACACCTACAGCACTTGTCCATACAAGTTCATCATCAACAGCAGGTTCAGCCTTGTTACAGCCTTCAAATATAACGCAGACTTCGAGTTCCCACAGTGCACTGAGTCACCAAGTAACTGCTGCCAATTCTGCAACAACTCAGGTTCTGATTGGGAACAACATTCGATTAACTGTACCCTCATCAGTTGCCACTGTAAACTCTATTACCACACTCAATGCACGACATATACCTAGGACTTTAAGTGCTGTTCCATCATCTGCCTTAAAGCTGGCTGCAGCAACAAATTGTCAGGTGCCCAAGGTTCCAGCTTCGTCCTCTGTGGATGCAGTACCAag GGAAAACCATGAAACGGAGAAGCCAGCACTGAACAATATAGCGGACAATACAGTAGCAATGGAGGTGACGTAG